The sequence cTCTCCCCATTCTATCTTCAATTCTCAGGCTACTATAGAATAGAGAAGTTTTGAAATAACACTTCAGCCAAAGCAGAAAAGATTTCCACAGATCAATATGCAAACGGTCCTGCTGTGATATCGATGGGAAATTGTCCATTCCCTAAtattggggttgggggtggggggaggcgacAAAACTGAATTTTGCCTAGCTCTGGTTGGTAGTCAGTTTAGCCTGTTTCCTCTTGCATGTTTttgggggacagggagagggtcCTGTGTCTCCTCTCACGCCCTTGGGGGAAGCTGATGATCACTGTTGGGGCGTTTCTCACTGTTACCCTGTTCCGGAGGGCTTCTCAGTCTGcactgaaaaatgcaaattaaactgGATCTCATGTCAATGTGTACATAGTACAAGCTTTTTTTACTGGAAGCAAAGTTTAAAACCACACACTGCCCTTTTGGTGGTGTTCCTGCTGGGCCAAAAATTGGGTGATAATGTAGTGTCACTTTCTCAGCTCAATGCAGTTTCTACTCTTTTTCTTATGggaaaatttttcataaaactttttttcaccAAAACCCAGGGGTGTTTTTTGTAATATCCTTGTTATCCTCGTAGTGGTGCCAAGTCAGAGGCCTCTCTTGCCCTTCTCCCATGTCCTTAGGCCTCCCCAGGGCGCCTTTGATTCAACAGTCTACAGCCTTTGTTGTGTTTTGGAGAATGTGAGGGTGGAGGGGGGGGTCAGAGTTCAAGGTGGCTGTTACCTTTCCCTGTCAACTCCTCCTAGACCCTTTTGGGGGAAGGTGGCTGGAAACAGGTTTTTGCTGAATTTCTGGCTCACATCTTCTGGCCAGGAAAGGCAAGACCCACAgacagccttcttttttttttttttttttttttgacacacaCTAGTAGTCATTGGCCGGAGGTCTTGGTGACagtgttttaaaatctcaaattGTTTTAGTTGGATTATGTAAAAGCCTATCAAGTTTATTTAAGTGTGAAACATGGGAACAACGGACTTCCACTGAGCGATATGAAAACGTTACAGGTTCAGTACTTCCAAAGGAAGAAACCTCCAAAcccaaaaaaagagtaaatatgaatttgtatttttgaagaATGTGAAATAATGGTGTTTGCTTAATTGCTCATTTTGTATAAACTTAATATTGTACTTTAAAATATCTGCTAAGAAGTGAAAATTTAACTTTTTGGAATTGAAAAAGCAATATTAAATACTAATGAAATCCTaattaaatgcttatttaaatcTGGTAGTATCTGTGGCATTTCTTCCCAAACCCTCCCATGGTTGACAATttcaactcccccccccccccccccaggtgagTCTTAGGGGACAGAAAGGAAAGGCCCATGACCAGGAGAGTCTGCAGGTTTCCTTTTAATCAAGGCTCTGCTAAAAGTGTTTTGTGGGGCCGGGAGCCCCCAAAGCATGAAATGGACATGTAACACCACTTGGATCCCCCAAAGCAGGCCAGGCCACTCTGGAGAGCGCTGCTGGTCTGCCCAAAGCCGGGTGACCAGCCTGGGTGTTCGCTGGCTACATTCCAAAgctcagcactgccttcagccaggaTGAAGTGGGAGTGAACCCAGCCGCCAGCAGAGCTGCCACCCCAGGCCGAGCGCCAAGTACCAGCCGCTGCCAGTGAAGACTGGCCCCTTCATTGGGGGGGTTGTCCGGAGTCCAGCCGCCAGCCccgggagggagagagaggtcagGACGCCCATCAGGGACGGTCAGGGCTCCGCAGCTCCGTCGCCTGCATCCTTTGGAAAGCCGCCGCGGGCGGAGACGGCGGGCTGCGGAGGCGCTCCGGGCTTGGCCGACACGTTCTGGtgggagcagaaaggaaaagtGAGGCTGGGAGGCAAGGCCTTGGCTTAGGCCCCGCCAGGACGCAGGACTGAACTTTTCCAAAGGCGGTCGCGCAGACGAAgggaggcggcgggggggggggggggccgcggggggcgcccTTCCACACCCACCCCGGGCGGCCcagccccgccgcggcccccgcctCCCAGGCCCGGCCCGGGTGGGCACTGACCCCGCCGCCAGCCGGCTCCGGGCGCCGGCGGCCCAGCTGCCGCAGCATCTCCTCGCAGGCGGCGATGGTGTCCAGgagctgccgctgccgctgctccACGGCGTCCAGCAGCTGCTGCGCGCGCTCATCCCGGGGCGGCTGCGGGGGCGGCCTCCCGCCGAGCCCCAGCCCCGCCTTCGCGCGGTCCACGCCGGCAGCCTCCCTGCCCGGGAGAGAGCGACACACGCACGGTCAGCGCCGCGCTCGCGCTCGCGCGGGGCCCGggccccgtccccccgccccgaCGGGCCCGCTCTCACCCCCGCGACCAGTCTGAGCCCGCGCCCCATTCCATCTCCGCCTGCGCGGCCCGACCACCGCCCCCCTCtcggccgcccccctccccagcgcCGCGCTCGGGCTCCGCACAgccgcgccccgccccgtccccacCGGTCTCCTTCAAGCCTCCTGGGGGTCGCGGTCCCTTTAAGCGGCCCGGCGCGGGGGTGGGGCCGGGCCGCCGCGGCCGGAAGCTGGCTGGGCGCGTCACTTCCTCCCGGAAGCGGGCCCGGGCGGATGTCTCCGGCGCGCCGGTGCGGGGCGCTGAGGGCCGCGGTGGCTGCCGGCGCGGGGCTGAGCGAGGGGCCGGCGGGCTCCGCGCGGAGGGGCCGCCTCCTGCGCGCGCCGAGCCGGCTGCTGCGgctcccggggggcggggccgtgcGGGCCGCAAGCCCGGAGCGCGCCGGCTGGACCGAGGCGCTGCGGGCCGCCGTGGCCGAGCTGCGCGCCGGCGCCGTGGTGGCCGTGCCCACCGACACGCTGTACGGCCTGGCCTGCGCGGCGAGCTGCTCGGCGGCGCTGGACGCCGTGTACCGCCTCAAGGGCCGCAGCCACGCCAAGCCGCTGGCCGTCTGCCTGGGCCGCGTGGCCGACGTCTACAGGTGAGGCCGCCCCGACCCGGCCCCGCTGGGGGCGGCCCCGCGGGAGGGGCTTCCGGTGACAGGCCCGGGAGACCGAGGCGCGGGGAGCGGGAGGGGCTCGGCCGGGCTCCCccgggggggcggaggggggcggaggggggcgggacCCGGAACCGGAGATGCGcgccctccagcccctccagcccctccctgggcGCCTCTGCCAccgcgcgcgcggcggggcggggctcggcggggcggggcggggctcccaCGGCCTTAGACAcgcgcacgcgcacgcacacgcacgGCCGAGGATGCAGAGCACGCCCCGGGGCGCCGCGGCGCCGTGCAGGACCCTCGCAGCGTGCGACCCGGCCGCCGTGGGAGCCAGGACACGGAGGCGTGGGCTCGCTGACCCCGGGAGCCCTGCGTGTCAAACCCTCCGGGGAGCTGGAGAGCGGAGACGGGTCCCGCATGGCCCTGGACGAGGACCGGCACTGACCCTTCATCCCCCGATCTGTGTTTCCAGGTACTGCTGCGTGAGCGTCCCCGATGGACT is a genomic window of Vulpes vulpes isolate BD-2025 chromosome 10, VulVul3, whole genome shotgun sequence containing:
- the C10H1orf122 gene encoding uncharacterized protein C1orf122 homolog, encoding MEWGAGSDWSRGEAAGVDRAKAGLGLGGRPPPQPPRDERAQQLLDAVEQRQRQLLDTIAACEEMLRQLGRRRPEPAGGGNVSAKPGAPPQPAVSARGGFPKDAGDGAAEP